A portion of the Sporomusaceae bacterium FL31 genome contains these proteins:
- the folK gene encoding 2-amino-4-hydroxy-6-hydroxymethyldihydropteridine diphosphokinase: MIFLGLGSNIGDRENNIILAIKELKKNSAIIIETISSLYETEPFGVKEQPAFLNAVIGINTSLSPLDLLAECLRIENVLGRVREERWAPRIIDIDLLVYHDISMDSECLTIPHKFLAQRNFVLIPLAEIAGEYVVYQGNTVSQLLESSTDDCGVSFYKKLVL; this comes from the coding sequence ATGATTTTCTTAGGCTTGGGATCAAACATTGGTGATCGGGAAAATAATATTATATTAGCAATAAAAGAGTTAAAGAAAAATAGTGCTATAATTATTGAAACAATTTCTTCATTATATGAAACAGAGCCGTTCGGAGTCAAAGAGCAGCCTGCATTTTTGAATGCGGTTATCGGTATCAATACAAGCTTGTCTCCACTCGATTTGCTGGCTGAATGTTTACGCATTGAAAATGTACTAGGCAGAGTTCGTGAAGAGCGGTGGGCGCCGCGGATTATTGATATTGATTTATTAGTATATCATGATATCTCGATGGACTCAGAATGCTTAACGATCCCACATAAATTTTTAGCACAACGCAACTTTGTTTTAATTCCGTTAGCAGAAATCGCTGGTGAGTATGTTGTTTATCAAGGGAATACCGTAAGTCAGCTATTAGAAAGCTCGACGGATGATTGTGGTGTTAGTTTTTACAAAAAGCTGGTCTTATAA
- the folB gene encoding 7,8-dihydroneopterin aldolase — MTDKILLRNMMFYGFHGVYEYEREQGQRFYLDIELMGDFAKAGQTDNLQDTVDYTAIYSRIKDIVENRRFQLLEALGNHIAEVVLAANTSLQAVTVRIRKPAVPIPGQLDFVQIEISRSR, encoded by the coding sequence GACTGATAAAATTTTACTTAGAAATATGATGTTTTATGGCTTTCATGGAGTGTATGAGTATGAGCGTGAACAAGGGCAGCGCTTCTATTTGGATATTGAACTAATGGGGGACTTTGCAAAAGCCGGGCAAACAGATAATTTACAGGATACTGTTGATTATACTGCAATCTATAGCCGCATTAAAGACATTGTTGAGAATCGCCGGTTTCAATTATTAGAAGCTTTAGGAAATCATATTGCGGAAGTTGTCTTAGCTGCTAACACTTCGCTGCAGGCGGTAACAGTACGAATTAGAAAACCTGCGGTGCCAATTCCTGGGCAGTTGGATTTTGTTCAAATAGAAATTTCACGGAGCAGATAG
- the topA gene encoding DNA topoisomerase 1 encodes MGKTLVVVESPAKAKTIEKFLGRNYIVRASMGHLRDLPKSQFGIDIENNFTPKYINIRGKGDLIKSLKDAAKTADKVYLASDPDREGEAIAWHLAHILNVAPEKSCRIVFNEITKPAIQTAVKNPRPINLDRVDAQQARRLLDRIVGYQLSPLLWRKVRKGLSAGRVQSVAVKMICDREREIQAFIPEEYWTITAKLREKPKAPSFDAQLISADGKKIALSNETQSNTVKSELDKSDFVVGDVKQRERRRNPAPPFITSSLQQDASRKLGFTSRKTMMVAQQLYEGLEIGKSGPVGLITYMRTDSTRIAESAQQEARDYVANKFGNEFMPEKPPIYSTKKSQDAHEAIRPTSVEFTPQSLASNLSRDQLRLYTLIWERFIASQMSPAVYDTRTVEINAGRYGLRATGSQLKFAGFMAVYIEGKDEEENDKDVSLPDLKVGQVLKLVKIQPVQHFTEPPPRYTEASLVKTLEDKGIGRPSTYAPIIETILDRGYVVRIEKKFQPTELGIVVVDLLKEYFTTIVDVEFTAGMEDQLDEIADGKASKTELLKDFYKPFSETLANADEQIGQVELPVEISDVQCENCGRFMVIKQGRYGKFLACPGFPECRNTKPILKDTGIKCPKCDGNIVERRTKRGKVFHGCQNYPSCDFVTWDIPLKEACPTCGSLQLRHNYKNGSFITYCNNEQCSTRENSPINKELKKKDKKLENDDVNKKGKTKRSKKLK; translated from the coding sequence ATGGGCAAAACTTTAGTCGTTGTTGAGTCACCGGCAAAAGCAAAGACAATAGAAAAATTTCTAGGAAGAAACTATATAGTCAGAGCGTCTATGGGGCATTTAAGGGATTTACCGAAAAGTCAGTTCGGTATCGATATCGAAAACAATTTCACCCCTAAATATATCAACATAAGAGGTAAGGGTGATCTAATAAAGAGTCTGAAAGATGCGGCTAAGACTGCAGATAAAGTATATCTTGCATCTGACCCTGACCGTGAGGGAGAGGCAATTGCTTGGCACTTAGCTCATATTTTAAATGTCGCGCCAGAAAAATCCTGTCGGATTGTATTTAATGAAATTACTAAGCCTGCTATTCAGACTGCTGTTAAGAATCCGCGGCCAATAAATCTGGATCGTGTTGATGCTCAACAGGCAAGACGATTATTAGACCGAATCGTAGGCTATCAGCTAAGCCCGCTGCTTTGGCGCAAAGTTCGAAAAGGCCTTAGTGCCGGCAGGGTTCAGTCTGTAGCGGTAAAAATGATTTGTGATCGTGAGAGAGAAATTCAAGCATTTATTCCTGAAGAATATTGGACAATAACTGCTAAGCTGCGTGAGAAACCTAAAGCACCCTCTTTTGATGCACAATTAATCAGTGCTGATGGAAAAAAGATAGCATTATCAAACGAGACTCAATCGAACACAGTTAAGTCTGAATTGGATAAATCGGATTTTGTTGTTGGGGATGTTAAACAGCGTGAGCGTCGACGCAATCCGGCTCCTCCATTTATTACAAGCAGCTTGCAACAAGATGCTTCGCGAAAGCTAGGATTTACTTCACGTAAAACAATGATGGTTGCGCAACAACTCTATGAAGGTCTTGAAATCGGAAAATCTGGTCCAGTTGGTTTAATTACCTATATGAGGACAGATTCTACAAGAATTGCAGAGTCTGCACAACAAGAAGCCAGAGACTATGTTGCTAATAAGTTTGGCAATGAATTTATGCCAGAAAAGCCACCGATATATTCGACCAAGAAATCACAGGATGCACATGAAGCTATAAGGCCTACTAGTGTGGAATTTACTCCGCAGAGTCTTGCAAGCAACTTATCACGTGATCAGCTAAGACTCTATACACTTATTTGGGAACGCTTTATAGCAAGTCAGATGTCACCGGCGGTCTATGATACTAGGACTGTGGAGATTAATGCTGGTCGTTACGGTCTAAGAGCAACAGGTTCACAGCTTAAATTTGCCGGATTCATGGCAGTATATATTGAAGGTAAAGATGAAGAAGAGAACGATAAAGATGTAAGCCTGCCTGACTTGAAAGTCGGCCAGGTTTTAAAATTAGTTAAAATACAACCTGTTCAGCATTTTACCGAACCGCCGCCGCGTTATACGGAAGCGTCTTTAGTGAAAACGCTTGAGGATAAGGGGATTGGCCGACCAAGTACTTATGCACCTATTATTGAGACTATTTTAGATCGTGGTTATGTTGTGCGTATCGAAAAGAAATTTCAGCCGACAGAGCTTGGAATTGTGGTTGTTGACTTGTTAAAAGAGTATTTTACGACAATTGTCGATGTTGAATTTACTGCCGGGATGGAAGATCAGCTGGATGAAATCGCCGATGGCAAGGCTTCAAAAACTGAGCTTCTCAAGGATTTCTATAAACCATTCTCTGAAACGCTGGCCAACGCGGATGAGCAAATTGGGCAAGTGGAGCTTCCTGTAGAAATTTCGGATGTGCAATGTGAAAACTGTGGAAGATTTATGGTGATCAAGCAGGGCCGCTATGGTAAATTCCTAGCATGTCCGGGTTTTCCGGAATGTCGTAATACAAAACCTATCTTAAAAGATACTGGAATAAAATGTCCTAAATGTGATGGCAATATTGTGGAGCGACGTACAAAACGCGGAAAAGTATTTCATGGATGTCAGAATTATCCGAGTTGTGATTTTGTGACTTGGGATATCCCGTTGAAGGAAGCATGCCCGACTTGTGGTTCGTTGCAATTGCGTCATAATTATAAGAATGGCAGTTTTATAACGTATTGTAATAATGAGCAGTGTTCTACTCGTGAGAATAGCCCAATAAATAAAGAATTGAAGAAAAAAGATAAAAAACTAGAAAATGACGATGTTAATAAAAAAGGCAAAACGAAAAGAAGTAAGAAACTAAAATAA
- a CDS encoding DNA processing protein DprA: MDRIYLAALQMTPGIGNARLKKIIAFFGNAEHVWLARRPDLLACKCLDETTCNKLLLLREKIDILNLAGKWEKQGIRLCRFTDPEYPVLLQTIYNPPALLYFRGQLPSSEKLIAIVGARRSSAYGNNAAQMLGSDLALANVCVVSGAARGIDTAAHRGALKKGKTIAVLGCGVDISYPPENSYLLDSIAQQGAVISEYPPGTTPHAAYFPARNRLISGLSKGVVVVEAAEKSGALITTEYALEEGRDVFAVPGSIFSNTSKGVNTLIKQGAKLIDRAADILEEYNWSSCEKNDRTASLNANEMAVINVLSYDNPLTIEEIVIKTHFSSSVVSYNLLQLELRGLVAEHCAHCYVRARGGI, from the coding sequence ATGGATAGAATTTATTTGGCTGCGTTGCAAATGACCCCTGGAATTGGTAATGCTCGATTGAAAAAAATAATTGCTTTTTTTGGTAATGCTGAGCATGTTTGGCTGGCTCGCAGGCCGGATCTATTAGCATGTAAATGTTTAGATGAAACAACATGTAATAAATTACTGCTTCTTAGGGAAAAGATAGATATACTAAATTTAGCTGGCAAATGGGAAAAGCAAGGTATTCGGCTATGTCGATTTACTGATCCTGAGTATCCCGTGTTATTACAAACGATATATAATCCCCCGGCGTTGCTCTATTTTCGCGGTCAGCTTCCTTCTTCAGAGAAATTGATTGCCATTGTTGGAGCCAGGCGTTCTTCTGCATATGGTAATAATGCTGCACAAATGCTGGGGAGTGATTTGGCATTAGCTAATGTTTGTGTGGTTAGTGGTGCAGCGCGGGGAATTGATACTGCTGCGCATAGAGGCGCGCTAAAAAAGGGGAAAACTATTGCAGTTTTGGGATGTGGAGTTGATATCAGTTATCCACCTGAAAATAGTTATTTACTCGACAGTATTGCACAGCAAGGTGCTGTTATCTCAGAATATCCGCCTGGAACCACTCCTCATGCCGCCTATTTTCCAGCACGTAATAGATTAATTAGTGGATTGTCTAAGGGGGTAGTAGTTGTTGAAGCTGCTGAAAAAAGTGGCGCTTTGATCACTACAGAATATGCGCTTGAGGAAGGGCGGGATGTATTTGCAGTGCCAGGCAGCATATTCTCAAATACAAGTAAAGGTGTGAATACATTAATAAAGCAAGGTGCAAAGCTCATTGATAGGGCTGCCGACATCCTTGAAGAATATAATTGGTCAAGTTGTGAAAAAAATGATCGTACAGCTAGCTTAAATGCTAATGAGATGGCTGTAATTAACGTATTGAGTTATGACAATCCATTGACTATTGAGGAAATAGTGATTAAAACCCACTTTTCAAGTTCAGTTGTTTCCTATAATTTGCTGCAATTAGAATTACGCGGGTTAGTGGCGGAACATTGCGCTCATTGCTACGTTCGTGCTAGGGGGGGAATTTAA
- a CDS encoding UDP-glucuronosyltransferase: MIKPAKILFISAPIGSGHIRAAEAISKAVTNLRPDITTHLANVFDFFSQFWGQALLNTYLRVLGIFPRAYGTMYGWGNTSKLALLGRQVISRLLANRMYRYIQEYQPTLIVCTHATPAGLIAYLLKQKRINIPTIAVVTDFVVHRLWVYDEIDYYFVASEELRNDLEQYGVAKTRSCALGIPIDSAFAQPYNKQDIITKLDFDASVRTVLIMGGGAGVLPMAEIITSLESINTPLQVIAVTGNNKKLFQQLQELQTHVTYKLKILAFVNNIHELMAISDVLISKPGGMTSAEALSMGLPMIIYRPIPGQEEGNTKFLLEKNVALRADSVDDLAVLLKDLLENKFGNLDKMMNNARSLGRTQADKEITLKLINDYSL, from the coding sequence ATGATTAAGCCAGCAAAAATATTGTTTATCAGTGCTCCAATTGGCTCGGGACACATTCGTGCAGCTGAAGCTATCAGTAAGGCCGTAACTAATTTGCGGCCAGACATTACAACTCATTTAGCAAATGTATTTGATTTTTTTAGTCAGTTTTGGGGGCAGGCATTACTGAACACTTATTTAAGAGTACTGGGTATTTTTCCACGTGCCTATGGTACCATGTATGGTTGGGGTAATACCAGTAAACTGGCATTACTAGGACGGCAAGTGATTAGTCGGTTACTGGCAAATCGTATGTATCGCTATATTCAGGAATACCAGCCTACATTAATTGTCTGTACCCATGCAACACCAGCTGGCCTAATAGCGTATTTGCTGAAACAAAAACGGATCAATATACCGACGATTGCGGTGGTAACCGATTTTGTTGTACACCGATTATGGGTTTATGATGAGATTGATTATTATTTTGTCGCAAGTGAAGAATTAAGAAATGATCTCGAACAGTATGGTGTTGCTAAGACGCGTAGCTGTGCTTTGGGCATTCCGATTGATAGTGCATTTGCACAGCCTTACAACAAACAAGATATTATAACTAAGCTGGATTTTGATGCAAGTGTCAGAACTGTTCTAATTATGGGTGGCGGTGCAGGTGTTTTGCCAATGGCAGAAATCATAACGTCTTTGGAGAGTATTAATACTCCCCTGCAAGTTATTGCTGTCACGGGTAATAACAAAAAACTATTTCAACAATTACAAGAGTTACAAACGCATGTAACCTATAAATTGAAAATATTGGCTTTTGTCAATAATATTCATGAACTGATGGCTATCTCTGATGTGTTGATTTCTAAGCCTGGCGGGATGACGTCGGCTGAAGCGTTAAGTATGGGGCTGCCAATGATTATTTATCGTCCTATACCTGGACAAGAAGAAGGTAATACGAAATTTTTGTTAGAAAAAAATGTTGCGTTACGTGCTGATTCAGTTGACGACTTAGCAGTTTTATTGAAGGATTTATTAGAGAATAAATTTGGTAATTTGGATAAAATGATGAATAATGCCAGAAGTTTAGGCCGTACTCAAGCAGACAAAGAAATAACGCTAAAATTAATTAATGATTATTCGTTGTAA